The proteins below come from a single Leptospiraceae bacterium genomic window:
- a CDS encoding GAF domain-containing protein has translation MEPRKQVHLILVIFVFCFWTCNESKVQKPLPKAVKGVLDLRYFGYADTLDQKRNAEPISNSPSGSIAEFSHPIDSWDFSKDGAITIHGEWEFYWGEFISPEKDNVPIKDGGLQPTVQQVPSSPLNYISVPGSWSKFILNEKPVGGEGFATYRLHILMPIKQDIGLTTLPDASINQPLGLKLPDICTAFKLFVNGNLITEVGKIGKSDKEATPAYLPQVVSIPNNTESIEILIQVANFDHAKGGLVEAITIGNLLELQKLRENNLLIDLFLVGALTLMGIYHLGLFTLRRKDKSTLYLGLFCFLMVMRNLYPDEYYWYTLFPNFPWTLGIKLEYLTLIFATPTFLLFLNSIYPKELPKWILIGILTISSILSVAVIVLKDNQFTKILFLIEIIIIIGIIFSVYSMSLAIIRRISGAISFFAGSSLFALIILNDILYNEHIIQTGNYAPFGFLIFIFSQAYFLSMRSSRAFNQVETFTETLENKISEGVKEQQKFSHSLLSLTKSKTIIEQGFESAIKEVTEICAKTLKVERCSIWVFNENQDEIKCIDLFQVKENNHNNGNILKEELFPAYFKFLKGEEGIALSAPDIRIHPATKELIDIYSKQLNIHSLLSAPIRLGGRLLGVICCKQIAVQKDWTHEEENFVSVLTNIIASHFESKERQEAYIELTKTKKEIEDLNQFTNRVNALPNLNDIFIEVSKYAYENYKIIGSWLFLPDAKNEYLYAFKIYSYKRISDENYNYTMSQKVPLKEIEGGMLYLTFKRKKPFYLSKIPKFEFGIDKELVEKLGIKSLLQVPLVRKDECVGVYGFSNLDREMHLSKSEIRKLSNLCSQLAGAIDTNHLLQQVVNTRKEVEALNEISKSVNSSLNLFTIIDFTMSYIRSNFDIEFCATFVIDKKLNKIAVNYLPDHPDLSQEEKNELSATINLPLNEANHVHGYVYQSKQTLYTKELTESVNETEIKMIQSYKLKSYLCIPLLLKKEVIGFLGFANYGRIMDLSEKDISTLEKIAAQVTSALQNANLLLETEKQRQETENLNKLIKSLNEDLDIKIIMKKVHEYIKENYNINYYGLIVVDKDKKSLVTIDTCCPDFSTEEEKEKVNRFSAKLENVLGGHAFTSKTKKAFYVRRISKSTNSLEKLRNLETTKLESQLIIPLILQNEPIGFINLYNMGKLELSKDDITKLSILGEHLAGIIHGSNLLKETENAKTLADIEKENAIVAQKETELAKKETEFLNEFSKLINSSNILEEVFSIAVEELMNRLDADFFLLQLVDEKNNQLVTRCFIGDAIKKGTKKLTEATVPITPESGSIFLTYSRKKTTYLKHSLKIASEDLSDFASFEEEFETIFQLPLLVRESVIGIMHVNKISGLKKLSKDEIRFTEALCEQLAIAVNNSHLYEEAKNERGKSEKLLLNILPGEVAHELKEKGSVDPVYFENVSVMFTDFKGFTQIAEGLSPQELVKELDECFSEFDHIVSRNNLEKLKTIGDAYMCAGGLPKINKSHAIDSCLAALEIQNFMDQMKEKKQILGVPFWELRLGIHSGPLIAGVVGEMKFVYDVWGDTVNTASRMESSGTPGKINISYATYEQVKHVFDCDYRGEVDAKNKGKVKMYYVLRLKKEFSKDESGRVPNENFSEMYRGIGLV, from the coding sequence ATGGAACCCCGTAAACAAGTCCATCTAATTCTCGTTATATTTGTTTTTTGTTTCTGGACTTGTAATGAATCAAAAGTTCAAAAACCTCTACCCAAAGCGGTAAAAGGAGTATTGGATTTGCGGTATTTCGGTTACGCTGATACGCTTGATCAGAAACGTAACGCAGAACCGATTAGTAATTCTCCGAGCGGCTCGATAGCCGAATTTTCTCATCCCATTGATTCTTGGGATTTTTCTAAAGATGGCGCTATTACAATTCATGGGGAATGGGAATTTTATTGGGGTGAATTTATCTCCCCTGAGAAAGACAATGTGCCAATCAAGGACGGTGGGTTGCAACCCACTGTCCAACAGGTCCCTAGTTCTCCTCTCAATTATATTTCCGTTCCAGGTAGCTGGAGCAAATTTATCCTTAACGAAAAACCCGTAGGTGGAGAGGGATTTGCAACTTACCGGTTACATATTTTGATGCCGATTAAACAAGATATTGGATTAACAACACTACCCGATGCCTCCATTAACCAGCCACTCGGTCTGAAACTACCGGACATTTGCACTGCTTTTAAATTATTTGTAAATGGAAATTTGATAACGGAAGTTGGAAAAATCGGTAAATCCGACAAAGAGGCAACTCCTGCTTATCTACCACAGGTTGTTTCCATTCCAAATAACACAGAGTCCATAGAGATATTAATTCAAGTTGCCAATTTTGATCATGCAAAAGGCGGACTTGTAGAGGCGATAACGATTGGGAATCTACTTGAATTACAGAAATTACGTGAAAATAATCTTCTCATTGATCTATTTCTCGTTGGTGCCCTAACCTTAATGGGAATTTATCACCTCGGTTTGTTTACTCTAAGAAGAAAAGATAAATCCACTTTGTATTTAGGACTTTTTTGCTTTTTGATGGTGATGAGGAATTTGTATCCGGATGAGTATTATTGGTATACATTGTTTCCTAACTTTCCGTGGACACTCGGCATTAAATTAGAGTATCTAACTTTAATTTTTGCAACTCCCACTTTTTTATTATTTTTGAATTCTATTTATCCAAAGGAACTGCCTAAATGGATTCTCATTGGTATACTAACAATCTCTTCAATCCTATCAGTGGCAGTGATTGTATTAAAAGATAATCAATTCACCAAAATATTATTTCTTATCGAGATCATTATAATAATCGGGATAATATTCAGTGTCTATTCAATGTCTCTCGCTATTATCCGGCGAATTTCAGGAGCAATATCTTTTTTCGCAGGATCTTCCTTGTTTGCGCTAATTATACTGAATGATATTTTATATAATGAGCATATTATTCAAACAGGTAATTATGCTCCCTTTGGATTTTTAATTTTCATTTTCTCACAAGCATATTTTCTTTCTATGCGCTCTTCTAGGGCTTTTAATCAGGTAGAAACATTTACAGAGACTTTAGAAAATAAAATTTCCGAAGGCGTCAAAGAACAACAAAAATTTAGTCATAGTCTACTATCTTTAACTAAAAGTAAAACAATAATTGAACAGGGATTTGAATCAGCTATCAAAGAAGTAACGGAAATTTGTGCGAAGACTTTAAAAGTTGAAAGATGTAGTATATGGGTGTTTAATGAAAACCAAGATGAAATCAAATGTATAGATCTCTTTCAAGTAAAAGAAAATAACCACAACAATGGAAATATTTTAAAAGAGGAACTTTTTCCAGCTTACTTCAAATTTTTAAAAGGAGAAGAAGGTATTGCTTTATCCGCACCGGATATTCGTATTCATCCAGCAACGAAAGAATTAATTGATATATATTCAAAACAGTTGAACATTCACTCTCTATTGAGCGCACCCATTCGTTTGGGAGGACGGTTACTCGGTGTTATCTGTTGTAAGCAAATTGCAGTCCAAAAAGATTGGACTCACGAAGAAGAAAACTTCGTATCAGTTCTTACTAATATAATAGCAAGCCATTTTGAATCTAAAGAAAGACAAGAGGCTTATATCGAATTAACTAAAACTAAAAAAGAAATCGAAGACCTCAACCAATTTACAAATAGAGTAAACGCCCTTCCTAATCTAAATGATATTTTCATAGAAGTTTCAAAATACGCATATGAAAATTATAAAATAATTGGCTCCTGGCTATTTTTACCAGATGCAAAAAACGAATATTTGTATGCTTTTAAGATATATAGTTATAAGAGAATATCAGATGAAAATTATAATTATACGATGAGTCAAAAAGTTCCGCTAAAAGAAATTGAAGGCGGAATGTTATATTTAACCTTTAAAAGAAAAAAGCCATTTTATTTAAGCAAAATTCCAAAATTTGAATTTGGAATAGATAAAGAACTTGTAGAAAAGCTGGGCATTAAATCACTTTTACAAGTCCCTCTTGTCAGAAAAGATGAATGTGTTGGAGTTTATGGATTTTCCAATTTAGACAGGGAAATGCATCTAAGTAAATCTGAAATTCGTAAACTAAGTAATCTATGTTCACAACTTGCAGGAGCCATTGATACGAATCATCTTTTGCAACAGGTAGTAAATACAAGAAAGGAAGTGGAAGCTTTAAATGAAATTTCCAAATCGGTAAATTCAAGTTTAAATTTATTTACTATAATTGATTTTACAATGAGTTATATTCGCTCTAATTTTGATATAGAGTTTTGCGCTACATTCGTTATTGATAAAAAATTGAACAAAATAGCTGTTAACTACTTGCCTGATCATCCAGATTTATCGCAAGAAGAAAAGAATGAACTTTCGGCTACTATAAATCTTCCTCTGAATGAAGCCAATCACGTTCATGGATATGTATATCAATCTAAACAAACTTTATACACTAAAGAGCTTACAGAATCTGTTAATGAAACAGAAATAAAGATGATTCAATCGTACAAATTAAAATCTTATCTTTGCATTCCCTTGCTTTTAAAAAAAGAGGTAATCGGATTTTTGGGATTTGCAAATTACGGTAGAATTATGGATTTGTCTGAGAAAGATATTTCCACATTGGAAAAAATTGCAGCACAAGTAACCTCTGCCCTTCAAAATGCAAATCTTCTTTTAGAAACCGAAAAACAAAGACAGGAAACGGAGAACTTAAATAAACTTATTAAAAGTTTAAATGAAGACTTGGATATAAAAATCATAATGAAAAAAGTCCATGAATATATAAAAGAAAATTATAATATAAATTATTACGGACTTATAGTGGTAGACAAAGATAAGAAAAGTTTAGTCACAATTGATACATGTTGTCCGGATTTTTCGACCGAAGAAGAAAAAGAAAAAGTTAACCGGTTTTCAGCAAAACTTGAAAATGTTTTAGGAGGACATGCTTTTACATCTAAAACTAAAAAAGCATTTTACGTTCGTCGAATTAGCAAATCTACTAATTCTCTCGAAAAGTTGCGTAACCTAGAAACAACAAAACTCGAGTCACAGTTAATTATTCCTCTCATTTTACAAAATGAACCCATTGGATTTATTAATTTGTACAATATGGGCAAATTAGAATTATCCAAAGACGATATCACCAAACTTTCCATACTTGGAGAACACCTTGCAGGGATTATCCACGGATCGAATTTATTAAAAGAAACCGAGAATGCAAAAACACTGGCTGATATAGAAAAAGAAAATGCGATAGTCGCACAAAAGGAAACAGAATTAGCAAAAAAAGAAACTGAATTTTTAAATGAATTTTCCAAGTTGATTAACTCTTCAAATATACTAGAAGAAGTTTTTAGTATAGCAGTAGAAGAATTAATGAATAGACTAGATGCTGATTTTTTCCTTCTGCAACTAGTGGATGAGAAAAACAATCAATTGGTTACACGTTGTTTTATCGGAGATGCAATCAAAAAAGGAACTAAGAAATTAACAGAGGCTACAGTCCCTATCACTCCGGAGTCCGGTAGTATTTTTCTAACTTACTCTCGAAAAAAAACCACTTATTTAAAACATTCTTTGAAAATTGCTAGTGAAGACCTTTCTGATTTTGCTTCATTTGAAGAAGAATTTGAAACAATATTTCAACTACCATTACTTGTAAGAGAGAGCGTAATTGGAATTATGCACGTTAATAAGATAAGTGGGCTAAAGAAATTATCAAAAGACGAAATTCGATTTACTGAGGCGCTTTGCGAGCAGTTGGCAATTGCAGTTAACAATTCCCATCTCTATGAAGAAGCTAAAAATGAACGCGGTAAGTCAGAGAAGTTACTTTTAAATATCCTCCCAGGGGAAGTAGCACATGAACTCAAAGAAAAAGGTTCAGTTGACCCGGTATATTTCGAAAATGTAAGCGTTATGTTCACAGACTTCAAAGGATTCACCCAAATAGCGGAAGGATTATCTCCACAGGAATTAGTCAAAGAGCTAGATGAATGTTTTTCAGAGTTTGATCATATCGTATCCCGAAATAATCTAGAGAAATTGAAAACAATCGGAGATGCGTATATGTGTGCAGGCGGCCTACCGAAAATAAACAAATCACATGCAATAGATTCCTGCCTTGCCGCTTTAGAAATTCAGAACTTTATGGACCAAATGAAAGAGAAAAAACAAATACTGGGTGTACCCTTCTGGGAGTTACGCCTTGGTATCCACTCAGGACCCCTCATTGCTGGGGTAGTAGGTGAAATGAAATTTGTCTATGATGTTTGGGGTGATACAGTGAACACTGCCAGCCGTATGGAATCCAGCGGAACACCTGGTAAGATTAATATCTCTTATGCGACGTATGAACAAGTAAAACATGTTTTTGATTGCGACTATCGTGGCGAGGTGGATGCAAAGAATAAAGGCAAGGTTAAGATGTATTACGTGCTTCGACTGAAAAAAGAATTTTCTAAAGATGAAAGCGGCCGCGTACCCAATGAGAATTTTTCTGAAATGTATCGTGGTATTGGGTTGGTGTAG
- a CDS encoding antibiotic biosynthesis monooxygenase: MITEIAVLKIKKDSNSEFEENFRIASSIISKSKGYISHEILKCIEANNQYILIVKWETLKDHTIVFRESYEYQEWKKLLHHFYDPFPVVEHYEEI, translated from the coding sequence ATGATAACGGAAATTGCAGTTTTGAAAATTAAAAAAGATAGTAATTCTGAATTTGAAGAAAATTTTAGAATTGCTTCTTCAATCATATCCAAAAGCAAAGGATATATTTCTCATGAAATATTGAAATGTATAGAAGCGAATAATCAATATATTCTAATCGTTAAGTGGGAAACCCTGAAAGACCATACCATAGTATTTAGAGAATCTTATGAATATCAGGAATGGAAAAAACTTTTGCATCATTTCTATGATCCATTTCCGGTTGTTGAACACTATGAAGAAATATAA
- a CDS encoding PIN domain protein gives MRIHLDNCCFNRPYDEQSQAKIKLETEAKQIIQDSVKNKEIELLWSYVLDFENSRNSSDEKRLSIQSWKELAIQNILENETVLTRMENLEELGFKSLDALHISCAIEGKADIFLTTDNGILTRKNLVKEIRLMNPIHFFVEEQDEN, from the coding sequence ATGAGAATTCATTTAGATAATTGTTGTTTCAATCGACCTTATGATGAGCAGTCGCAAGCTAAGATTAAATTAGAAACGGAAGCCAAGCAAATCATTCAAGATTCGGTAAAAAATAAAGAAATAGAATTATTATGGTCTTATGTTTTAGATTTTGAAAATTCTCGCAATTCTTCGGATGAAAAACGACTTTCTATTCAATCTTGGAAAGAGTTAGCTATTCAAAATATTCTAGAAAATGAAACTGTTCTAACTAGAATGGAAAATTTAGAAGAATTAGGCTTTAAAAGTTTGGATGCTTTACATATTTCCTGTGCAATTGAAGGAAAAGCAGACATTTTTTTAACTACCGATAATGGAATTTTGACTAGAAAAAATTTGGTAAAGGAAATAAGATTGATGAATCCTATACATTTCTTTGTGGAGGAGCAAGATGAAAACTGA
- a CDS encoding HEPN domain-containing protein produces MEERREVIDAMLKKSEEKLESAKILFHNFVYDDCASRAYYAVYHALTAVLYLKDLEFSSHSQTMGAFNKEFVHTALFPKHFTKKIKSLYDYRESGDYDINSNITKEIASECLNTASEVIDAINKYLLETK; encoded by the coding sequence ATGGAAGAAAGACGAGAAGTAATCGATGCTATGCTTAAAAAGTCGGAGGAGAAATTAGAAAGTGCAAAGATTCTCTTTCACAATTTTGTCTATGATGATTGTGCTTCAAGAGCTTACTATGCAGTTTATCATGCATTAACCGCAGTTTTATATTTGAAAGATTTAGAATTCTCCTCCCATTCACAAACAATGGGAGCATTCAATAAAGAGTTTGTTCATACCGCATTATTTCCAAAGCATTTTACAAAGAAAATAAAATCCCTATATGACTACCGAGAATCAGGCGACTACGATATAAATAGCAATATTACAAAAGAAATTGCAAGCGAATGTTTAAATACCGCATCAGAAGTTATAGACGCAATTAATAAATATTTACTGGAAACAAAATAA
- a CDS encoding DUF1554 domain-containing protein, with protein sequence MKIQIILFSLILLTLNCLKATKSAFDVNNGSSMSGILVVSDLFGIQSYDTSATPSLQKSYSSGVFTLTWNPIPGANDYKIFYKTSSGVSESDSFVNTGNVTTYSFVGLPINVYFFKIKAISGETEGLLSDEVMLSPIETPVLSGNAGSNNVFLTWTGSGNDKTFYIYYKTSPGVTIADTKLTLSLSFGMTFSFINNLSPNQTYYFRIISHDNNFNLDSELSEEFSVSTTSFVSYYIFISPDLIFNGGGGGTLSGLNKPFVAFKDEYCTLNKGSLTGAFKALVGASTRNPTNDWPLKPNTAYKRPDGTIIGITDNNAKFNTNDASYLGIDPSFPKVWTGLTNTMDADTSNNCGDWSGSYSSYFSNYGFQDAQHDFYFDAMACNTSAHIYCVQQ encoded by the coding sequence ATGAAAATTCAAATTATATTGTTTTCCCTGATACTTTTAACTCTTAACTGTTTGAAAGCTACAAAATCTGCCTTTGACGTAAACAATGGAAGTTCGATGAGTGGAATTCTCGTAGTTTCGGATTTATTTGGAATTCAATCTTACGATACATCCGCGACTCCTTCACTTCAAAAAAGTTATAGTAGCGGAGTATTTACATTAACCTGGAATCCAATTCCCGGGGCTAACGATTACAAAATCTTTTATAAAACTTCTTCCGGTGTGTCTGAATCAGATTCATTTGTAAATACGGGAAATGTAACGACTTATAGCTTCGTGGGGCTTCCTATCAATGTTTACTTTTTTAAAATAAAAGCAATAAGTGGGGAAACAGAAGGATTACTTTCCGATGAAGTAATGCTTTCTCCAATTGAAACACCGGTACTATCTGGTAACGCTGGCTCTAACAATGTATTTTTAACTTGGACAGGATCAGGGAACGATAAAACTTTTTATATTTACTATAAAACTTCTCCGGGTGTAACGATAGCCGATACAAAATTAACTCTCTCACTTTCCTTTGGAATGACTTTTTCTTTTATCAATAATTTATCACCCAATCAAACTTATTATTTTAGAATCATTTCACACGATAATAATTTCAATTTAGATTCAGAACTTTCAGAAGAATTTTCTGTATCCACGACTTCTTTTGTTTCCTATTACATTTTTATTTCTCCTGATCTAATTTTCAATGGCGGAGGAGGAGGGACTCTATCGGGATTAAATAAGCCATTTGTTGCTTTTAAAGATGAGTATTGTACTTTAAATAAAGGTAGTTTAACAGGTGCATTTAAAGCGTTAGTTGGAGCATCTACCCGAAATCCTACAAATGATTGGCCTTTAAAACCAAATACAGCTTACAAACGACCGGATGGAACGATAATTGGAATTACAGATAACAATGCAAAATTTAACACAAACGATGCTTCTTACCTTGGAATAGATCCTTCTTTTCCAAAAGTATGGACAGGATTAACTAACACAATGGATGCAGATACTTCGAATAATTGCGGAGACTGGTCTGGCTCTTATTCCTCCTATTTTTCTAATTATGGATTTCAAGATGCTCAACATGATTTTTATTTTGATGCAATGGCTTGTAATACGTCGGCACATATCTACTGCGTACAACAATGA
- a CDS encoding nucleotidyltransferase domain-containing protein produces MVSLKTNATVIFRSDSIIDRFSSYLTEHIKDSLEEVVLFGSRARGDYREDSDYDFTILVNSDNKKYIRDIVLDAEVLILDEFNKMATSLIYTLEEWEIKKKYPIGKHILTDGIVIWKKDEK; encoded by the coding sequence ATGGTAAGCTTGAAAACAAATGCAACTGTAATATTTCGATCCGATTCTATTATTGATAGATTTTCTTCTTATCTTACAGAGCATATAAAGGACTCTTTAGAAGAGGTTGTGCTCTTTGGTTCACGGGCAAGAGGAGATTATCGAGAAGACTCGGATTATGATTTTACAATATTAGTAAATAGCGATAACAAAAAGTATATTCGAGATATAGTATTAGATGCAGAAGTTTTAATCTTGGATGAATTTAATAAAATGGCTACAAGTTTGATTTACACATTGGAAGAATGGGAAATAAAAAAGAAATATCCCATAGGTAAACACATTCTCACAGATGGAATTGTAATATGGAAGAAAGACGAGAAGTAA
- a CDS encoding ion transporter, with product MKQIKLNKWKLKLHEIIFEADTKSGKAFDILVLFSIVISFITVLLESIQGIKKLYETELHIIEWIITIFFTLEYIARIIAVRQPLKYVFSFFGLIDLLAMLPTYLSLLLAGSQYMIVVRLIRLLRIFRIFKLVIYLKEAEILFIAIRASQYKIIVFMLAVLTFSAINGTIMYVIEGEENGFTSIPVSMYWAIVTLTTVGYGDLSPKSPIGQFIASIIMIMGYGIIAVPTGIVSVELSKAHTAFSNSQACPSCSKEGHDADSEYCKFCGEELNPEM from the coding sequence ATGAAACAAATTAAACTAAATAAATGGAAACTGAAACTGCATGAAATTATATTTGAAGCGGATACAAAATCTGGAAAGGCTTTTGATATATTAGTTTTATTTTCGATTGTCATAAGTTTTATAACAGTATTACTTGAGAGCATTCAAGGTATCAAAAAATTATATGAAACAGAACTTCATATAATTGAGTGGATAATCACGATTTTCTTTACATTAGAATACATCGCGAGAATAATCGCAGTTAGACAACCTCTAAAATATGTTTTTAGTTTTTTCGGTTTAATAGATCTTTTAGCTATGTTACCAACTTATTTGAGTTTGTTACTCGCTGGTTCACAATACATGATAGTAGTTCGTTTAATTCGCCTGCTTCGAATTTTTAGAATCTTTAAGTTAGTTATTTATCTCAAAGAAGCAGAAATTCTTTTCATTGCCATTAGGGCAAGCCAATACAAAATTATCGTTTTTATGTTGGCTGTATTAACATTCTCAGCCATAAACGGAACCATTATGTATGTAATAGAAGGAGAGGAAAACGGGTTTACCAGCATTCCAGTCAGCATGTATTGGGCAATTGTGACGTTAACCACAGTTGGTTATGGAGACCTTTCTCCAAAATCTCCTATTGGTCAATTCATTGCTTCCATCATTATGATAATGGGTTACGGCATCATTGCAGTTCCTACCGGAATTGTTTCTGTTGAATTAAGTAAGGCACATACGGCTTTTAGCAATTCTCAAGCCTGTCCTTCTTGTTCTAAAGAAGGTCATGACGCGGATTCAGAGTATTGTAAATTCTGTGGAGAAGAGTTAAATCCAGAAATGTAA
- a CDS encoding GNAT family N-acetyltransferase, whose translation MAGKTNIKVNKIKVRLWTKEDIPALVECQKKAYRDLPPTLLYDERKYTLQIEAFPEGQFLAEYEGQIIGYATSIIVQLDNEERPYTYPELTGSGTFSTHDPSGDSLYGADIAVDPDFRGLGVSKKLYEFRKKLMQRYNLRRLIAYGRIPGFSSIQGKITGEEYIRRVVSGEIKDSSLNAHLSAGYEVKKVLLDLVKDVPSGNYCTWIEMQNPNFRPEKRKIAGSPIQRIARKIRVCAAQYLMRPIKTWHDFEQCVDFFVDVADSYHCHYLLLPELFTANLFSIMPPDIEMRAAAEKLAEMADQYIELFKQHAQKYQLHIIAGSHPIKRGNDLYNVSHLFTPRGNVYTQDKLHITPSEQKWWGIKPGDGINIFDTPHGRFAIQICYDVEFPEVSRLLALSGVEVLFVPFSTDDRKAYYRVRYCSQARAVENYQYVVIAGNVGNLPEVKSYLINFGRSAIFTPSDFPFPLHAILGESETNQESVVIQDLDLSSLAQQRDLGSVKPLHDRRLDLYTLATKHAINIIKTD comes from the coding sequence ATGGCCGGTAAAACAAACATTAAAGTGAACAAAATAAAAGTAAGGTTATGGACAAAGGAAGATATTCCAGCATTAGTAGAATGTCAGAAGAAAGCATATCGAGATTTACCTCCTACACTGTTATATGATGAACGAAAATATACGCTCCAAATTGAAGCTTTTCCTGAAGGCCAATTTCTTGCAGAATACGAAGGTCAAATTATAGGATATGCGACATCTATAATAGTTCAGTTGGATAACGAAGAAAGACCTTATACTTATCCCGAATTAACCGGCTCAGGAACTTTTTCTACGCATGATCCGTCAGGCGATAGTCTATACGGTGCCGACATTGCAGTCGATCCTGATTTTAGAGGTTTAGGCGTATCAAAAAAACTTTATGAATTTAGAAAGAAATTAATGCAACGTTATAATCTAAGAAGATTGATTGCCTATGGTAGAATTCCAGGTTTTAGTTCTATCCAAGGCAAAATTACCGGAGAAGAATATATTCGAAGAGTGGTATCGGGAGAAATAAAAGACTCATCGCTTAACGCACATTTAAGTGCAGGTTACGAAGTAAAAAAAGTTCTCTTAGATTTAGTAAAGGATGTTCCAAGTGGAAATTACTGTACATGGATTGAAATGCAAAACCCAAATTTTCGTCCAGAAAAACGGAAAATTGCCGGTTCTCCTATTCAGAGAATAGCTCGCAAAATTCGAGTTTGCGCTGCACAGTATTTAATGCGACCAATTAAAACCTGGCACGATTTTGAACAATGTGTAGATTTTTTCGTAGATGTAGCAGACAGTTACCATTGCCATTACTTATTGCTACCAGAGTTATTTACAGCTAATCTATTTAGTATAATGCCTCCAGATATAGAAATGAGAGCTGCTGCCGAAAAGTTAGCCGAAATGGCAGACCAATATATCGAATTATTCAAACAACACGCGCAAAAATACCAACTTCATATTATTGCTGGAAGTCACCCAATTAAGAGGGGAAACGATCTCTATAATGTCTCGCATTTGTTTACACCGAGAGGAAATGTTTATACTCAGGACAAACTTCATATTACTCCCTCGGAACAAAAATGGTGGGGGATTAAACCGGGTGATGGGATTAATATTTTCGATACTCCTCATGGTAGATTTGCAATTCAAATCTGCTATGATGTTGAATTTCCTGAAGTTTCTAGACTATTAGCTCTTTCTGGTGTAGAAGTACTTTTCGTTCCATTTAGTACAGATGATAGGAAAGCCTATTATAGGGTTAGGTATTGTTCGCAAGCAAGAGCAGTTGAAAATTACCAATATGTAGTCATTGCGGGTAATGTCGGTAATCTTCCAGAAGTAAAATCTTACTTAATAAATTTTGGTAGGTCCGCCATTTTTACTCCGAGTGACTTTCCTTTTCCACTGCATGCCATCTTAGGAGAATCAGAAACGAATCAGGAATCCGTTGTGATTCAGGATTTAGATCTTTCAAGTTTAGCCCAGCAAAGAGATTTGGGAAGCGTTAAACCATTACATGATAGAAGATTAGATTTGTATACTCTAGCTACGAAGCATGCCATTAATATTATCAAAACAGATTAA